The genome window GAACTCGGATTTAACTTGCAAGACATTCGCTATATTCCGCCCCAATAAAAAAGCGCCTGCAGATGCAGGCGCTTTTTTCTATACAATCAGTCAATGCAATCAGACAATTCAATCAGTCAATGATTACCATGGCGAAATGGTTTTTAATACTTGCACATGCACCGTGATTTCCTCACGGTCGTGATACAAGTGCTTCGCTTGCAAACGAAACTTCACATCGTGCTGCTTCAAAAAGATCTTCAAGTTTTCGATATCATCAAGAACTTCATCGTATCGACCTTTCATTGGCAATTTCAAGTTGAACAAGGCTTCTTTCGCCCAACCGTGAATTAACCACTCACCCATTAATTGCGCGACTCGAGATGGTTTTTCAATCATGTCACAAACCAGCCAAGTCACATTTTTACGCGGCGGCTCAAATTTAAAACCGTCCACCATGTGGTGAGTCACTTGTCCTGTGTCCATCAAGCTTTCCGCCATCATGCCATTATCAATGGCATGCACGAACATAGAGCGTTTCACTAACTGATAGGTCCATCCACCCGGGCAAGCACCTAAATCCACTGCCCACATGCCTGAGGCTAAACGCTCATCCCACTCAGCGCGCGGAATGAACACGTGAAAGGCTTCTTCTAGCTTCAACGTCGAGCGACTTGGCGCATCGCTAGGAAATTTAAGACGCGGAATGCCCATGTAGAAATGCGAGTTATTATTCGGATAAGAATACCCCGCGTAACAATGCCCAGGAGCGACAAAACACACATGCAAGACAGGCTTTTTACTGTGTTCTTTGGGGAGCAGTAACCCTTTACCGCGCATTGCCTGACGCAATGGCACCGTAAATTTACGACAGAATTTCAGTAACTCTTTCGCTTCGTTGGTATCGGGGGTTTCCACACGCAGCTCACCACAGGCGGGCCAATTCTCTTGCTCTGCTAAGCTCATAAGCAATGGAGAAATGCGGTCATCTTTCGGTAAGTCGCTACACTCAGCTGCCACGGCGAACATTTGACGAGAAAAAATCAACGTTTGAAAATCAAGACGCTCCAGCAATATTTCTGCCTCGCCTTCCTGAAAGCATTCAAATAAGACAAATCCCGTGTTGGTTTTTAGGCGAGGAAAGCCAAATACACCCAATTGAGTAGCTTTATCCTGTATTTCACCGGCGCACTCTTTCTCAAATCCAGAGCGGCAATACAGCATGATCTGTTTCACGACGTTACCTCATTAGTTTTCAAAGCAGCCAATACAAAGAAGATCCATCCCACAATAAAAAACACCCCGCCAAGAGGCGTAATGGGACCAAACCATCTCACACTGGTTAAAGCCAGCGCATACAGACTGCCGCTAAAGCAAAAGATGCCGATGATAAAGCAAATTGCGGCTCGGCAAAAATACTTTCGTGAATAAACGGTATTTATCGGTAACGCCAACAAGACACCACACACTAAAAGTGCCGCGGCATGAATAAATTGGTAATGAACTCCGGTTTGAAAAACCGCCACCATATCAGGGGTAATCATTTTTTTTAGCCCATGCGCGGCAAAGGCGCCCACACACACGCCAATACCGGAAAACAATCCACCAATGGTGAGTAACTGCTTACTTTTCATTATAAATCTCTCGAATAAATTGACTTAATGTCTCAACGGCAAGCGCGATATTGCCCGCTTCGGTATACCCCGATCGCTTGCGTGGTGTAAATCCATGATCGCCATCCGGGATAAATTGATAACGAATGTGCTCACTCAGGACAAAATCCGCAAACTCTTCTTTTTTACCAAAGGTGTCACGCTCACCTTGCAATATCAAACACGGTTTCGCCAACGTAGCAAGGTGTTCGCCTTTAAATTTCTCTGGTCGGCCCGGTGGGTGAAAAGGAAAACCAAGGCAGGCAATGCCGGCCACTTGCTCATGCTCACCTAACCAAGAAGCCATGCGTCCCCCCATGGACTTCCCGCCAATGACAACAGGACCATCACAGTGCTGCTCGATAATCTCAGAAAACGCCGTCAAGAGTTTGGGGGCGCGATCGGGTGGGCGCTTCGTGCCTTCTTCTAAGCGGCGGATCATGTACGGAAAATTAAATCGTAATACACGAATCCCATGCTCGGCCAAGCCACTGGCAACCTGTGCCATGAAGGCGTGATCCATACCCGCGCCAGCGCCGTGGGCAAAGACAAAAACAGGACCTGTTTGAGGCCCATCCCATTGAAACTCATTACTCATCTAATACTTCCTCTTGCTCACGTCTTGCGGTTCGAATCATCCAGTCTCTGAATGTGGCAATTCGCCCCATGTCGGCTTGCTTTTCATCACACACGACATAAAACGCATTGGGCGTCATCACCACGGCGTCAAACGGTGCCACCAATCGCCCGGCTTCCATTTCTGGCTGCGCTAATACATTGTTACCTAGCGCGATCCCTTGTCCATGAATCGCGGCCTGCAATACCATGGTCGTATGGCTAAAGATCGGCCCATGATTCACATTCACGCCTTCGATACCATTTTGTTTGGCAAACTGTTTCCAATGCTGACGTGACGTATCATGCAATAACACATGCTGGGATAAGTCATGTAACTCATTGAGTGGTTTATCGCCAAGCAAAACGCTGGGAGAACACAAGGGAATTAAAAACTCTTGATACAACAAGTCACAGCGTAATTCTGGCCAATTGCCTCGCCCATAATAAATGGCCACATCCACATCATCCGTTAACGAGCCTTCTTCCAAATCGACCGCTTTAATCCGTACATCAATATCCGGCTCTTCACGATTAAAATCAGCCAGCCTTGGTACGAGCCATTGAATCGCAAAACTTGGTGGTAAGCTGATGGTCAACGCTCCTTTTTCGGTGCGTTCTAATAACTTATCGGTCGCTTCCCCAATCGAGCTAAAAATATCTTTGATATCGGCAAAATACCCCTGCCCTTCTTCGGTCAATAATAATGAGCGATTACGACGACGGAATAACTTTAACCCTAAAAACTCTTCGAGGGCTTTAATCTGATGGCTCACCGCCGCTTGCGTCACAAACAACTCGTCGGCGGCGCGCGTAAAACTCAAGTGACGAGCGGCCGCTTCAAACACTTTCAGAGAATTTAACGGAGGTAGACGTCTTCCCATAGTTATCGCCTTATTAAGGATTAGTTTTTCTTATTCGAAACATTATAAATTGTTCGTTGCGTAGCAGCCAGAGAAAAACTATATTGCTCGGCGTAGCAAAGACCTGAACGGCTTAATTTCTCTGAAATTAATTGGAATTTGTTACGATGTTGTGTTTGCAAACTCGTACTTTATCGAGTTTAGGTAGATTCTACCAATCTGTTCTGTGCAGTCATCCGCTGTACAAAACATACTTCCTGTATTTATTTTGACCTGTCTGTCAATTTTGTTCACCGCCTCCTCAGGCGGTGTTTTTTTATCTGCTGTATATGCTTTCGTCGCCCCGTCTTGTCATCACCCATTTCTAGGCTCGTAGCGTCGTATGGCACATAAAAAAACGCTGCGGACCATGTCAGCAGCGTTAATACGTTAGCGACCTTGCCAACTGCTCGCGTTATGGGCGATAGACTTTGACATTATCAAACCCTTGCTCTTTCAGATACAGGGCTTGTAAACGGCTCATCACCCCCTGAGTGCAATAGAGCAGGTAGGTTTTTGACTGATCCAAATCACCAAACTTGGTCGATAACTTATAGAACGGAATATGGGCCACCTCGACCCCTTCCAGCTCCAGTGGGTGCTCTTCTTCTTCTTCCGAGCTACGAATATCCAGCACGATAGCGGCCTCGTTAATATCCGTTACCATCTCCACTTCAGGCACCGCTTCTTGTGACTCTTTGGCAATATCGCGGATATCCATTTGGCGGGCGTTATACACCACGTCATCGAGAATGCTAAAGTCAAAATTGGCTTCTTCCGCTTCAATGCGACCTTTTACTGCTTTTACCGTCGGCTTACGTGAAATAACCCCACAGTATTCAGGCATGGTTTTGGCAAAATCTTCCGTACCAATTTGACGCGCCACGTTAATAATGTCTTGCTTATCCCAAGTAATCAACGGTCGTAAGATCAACGTATCGGTCACATTATCAATCAAACGCAAATTGGTGAGCGTTTGGCTCGATACTTGACCTAATGCTTCTCCTGTCACCAAAGCTTGAATACCAAACTTCTCAGCCACCATCGCGGCGGCACGCATGAACATACGTTTAAGCACGACACCCATCTGTCCATCGTCTACTTTCTCAAGGATTTCGGCCACAACAGGTTCGAAATCAATAGAAAGAAAACGGACTTTCGCGGAAGAACCGTATTTATTCCACAAATAGTGTGCCACTTGCTTCACGCCAATCTCATGAGCGGGGCCACCAAGATTGAAGAAACAGTAATGCACTTTTGAGCCGCGTTTGATATGCAGATAACTCGACACACCAGAATCAAAGCCACCAGAGATCAAGCTCAAGACATCTTCCTGAGTGCCCATGGGGAAACCGCCCAACCCTTGGTGACGCGCAATCACTTGATTTAACAGTTCATCGCGGACTTCGATATTAATGGTGATATCTGGATTTTTCAGTTTAACCTTTGCACTTTCCACCGCTTGGTTGAGGCCACCGCCCACATAACGCTCTAGCTCAATCGATGAAAATTCGTGCTTACCACGGCGTTTCGCGCGAACCGCAAACGTCTTGTTTTCAAGCGCGTCTTTGTTCTGTTCTAACACATGCTCATAAATGTCATGCAGCGAGGTAAACTCCGTCTGCTTGACTTCCAATACGTGGTTGATCCCCGGAGTATGGGTCAGTATTTGTAGCACTTCTGCGTAATATTTATCGCTGTCGGCCGCAACTTCAATATGGTCACGACGGTTAAACACCGCCACCGATTCAGTACAGCGTTTGACTATGATGCGAATATTACTCTCTAGAATCTTTGTGAAGCGTTTACGCACAGATTCGCTTTTGACATAAATTTCCGGATGAGGCTTAACAATAAATTTCATAGGTGTGTATTCGCATTATAGATTAGACATTTGGTCAGCCGAGGTAGCTACTTTTATCATCAAAAGTAGACATACATCCAGCGCTACCGCTAAGGGGGCGGCATTATACACGATATTGGGCAGATGATGAAAGGTTATAAAAAAAGCAGAACCTATGTTCTGCTTTTTATTGCTGGCTCAGAGGGTTATGGCGTAGTCGCACCGGCCTTATTGGCATTCCCCGAGGAGACCGGATCGCTAAATAAAGGCTCACCTTGCATAATGCTGATTTCCACTCGGCGGTTTTCCGCACGATGTTCAGGCGTATCATTTGGCACCAGAGGCTCGGTATCGGCTAAACCACGGACTTGCAGCCGGTCATGGTCGAAGCCTTGTACTTTTTCCATCTCCTGCGCCACGGACACCGCACGTTGTGAAGACAAATCCCATAAAGAACGATACAACTCAGAGTCGATCGGTTGATTATCGGTATGACCAGTAATTCGAATTTTTCCCGGCACATCTTTCACCAGTTCGGCAATTTGACGCACTAGAGGTCGAAACTTGGGTTGTAAAAATGCGGAGCTTGCCGGAAAAGCGCCTTGCTCTTTAATGCGGATGACAATCTGCTGCCCCAAGTTTTCCACTTCGATTGCGCCTTGCTCAATTTCCCGTTGCAACGCTTTCTTAATTTTCTCAACTGTCGCATCCACTTCCTCTTCGCTCATGGCTTTCGATTGTTGCTGCTGTTGCTGAGATTCCGAGTTTTGATTATTTTCAGTGGCGGTTTCGGGAGACTGACCACCGTCGAGCTTGCCAGCGTCTCGCTGTGCGCCACCAGCACGATCCGACTCCCCCTCTTGAAACTCTAGCGTTTGCTGAGTGATATCAATGGTCTGCTGCATAATGACATCGATCGGCGTCGGTTCAGGTCGTCCCGGACGAAACTCTTGTGCAATAATGCTGGTCCCTTTCGGAATGTCTTTCACTTCCAAACGGTTTTGCACACCAAACGCAAACTTCATTGAGCCGGCGATTTGTTTGAACTTCAGTACATCCATCTCAGAAAACGAGAGAAGCAGTACAAAGAAGCACATCAACAATGACATCAAGTCAGCAAATGTTCCCATCCACAACGGCAACCCTGGTGGAGGACATTTACACGGTTGTTCTTCGTCGTCCATACATCACTCCACTATTCGTTATCGACGTCTAAACTGCGCTTACCTTCATTGAGGTAGTTTTTGAGGTAACTATCAATGACGCGCGGGTTTTGTCCGTCTTGGATGGCAAGCACACCATCCATAATCAAGCGGCGATTCAACGTTTCTTGCTCACGGCGTAGGCCCAGTTTATCCGCTATGGGGAAGAACACCATGTTCGATAAGATCGCACCGTAAAGCGTGGTCAACAACGCGACCGCCATCGCCGGACCAATTGATTTTGGGTCATCCATGTTGGACAGCATCGCAACAAGCCCAACCAAAGTACCAATCATCCCCATCGCAGGGGCCACATCGCCAAATGCACGAAACACATTCGCTCCCGACTCATGGCGTTCATTGGTTAATGCGATGTCTTTTTGCATGGTCGCTTTCACAACGTCGGCATCATGACCATCGACCAGAAGATCAATCCCTTTTTGCATAAACGCGTTCGGTATTTCCATTTCTTCTAACGCTAGAAAGCCGCCTTTACGGGCTGCATCGGCCATTTCAACGACTTTTGCAATTAAATCTTCTGGGTTGTCGGCTTTGAACATGAATGCTTTACCGGCGATTTTCGCGGCACCAAAAAACTGTCCCATGGTAAACTTCATCATGACCACGAAAACCGACCCACCAACCACGATAAGTACAGACGTGACATCGACGAACATCATGATGCTTCCGCCTAAGATCATCGCCATAATTACAAAAGCTAAGCCACCAATCAGGCCTAATAGCGTTGCTAAATCCACGAAGCACTCCTCATGCTACTGTTCATTCCCCAGTATTGATTCTACTGTATCGGCAAAGTTATCAAATCTTTAAATCAATTCTATTCGATCCTGTCATCGGCATCGTGATTACTTCAACTTTACATCAGTGAATGTGAATACCCTTACATTAACGGGCGCCACGACCCGTCATACGTTAGCAATACTGACCATTGCGATCGCTAAGTTATACAATAATCATACCATGGTTGACGGTACCGATGGTTTTTACAAAAACATAAGTTACCTAGCAAGCATTACATAAATGCGGCAGATTGCTATGGAACACAGTAAAAACTGCGTGATTCACATCGATAAGTCAAAAAATCTTGCCGCGAACGCTAACGAATAGCAGGGATTTGTGACACAATTATGCGGTTAAATTTGACCCTTAGTTATCCCTAAGGTAACTTTCGTGCATCTTTCCTAAGGTAAAATGATTATGGCGAGCAAAAAACCGGAAAACATGTCCTTTGAAGACACCATCAGTGAACTCGATCAATTGGTCGATCAACTCGAAAATGGTGAGCTTGCACTTGATGATGCGCTGAAAAAATTTGAACGTGGCATCGCACTCGCTCGCTCCGGGCAAACGAAATTAGATAGTGCTGAACAACGCGTCAGTATCTTACTTAATAACAGTGACACCGAGGCACTGAGTGACTTTACCGATTCGCCTGAATAATGGATGTAAACATCGTGATGAATGAGGCATTAACCTCTTTACAGCAAAGAAATAATGAGCAGCTTGACGAGTGGCTAAAGCACTTCTCCAACGCCGACTCACCGCTAATACAAGCAATGAATTATGGTTTGTTACTGGGTGGCAAACGGGTTCGCCCCTTTTTAGTTTACGCCACGGGCCAAATGCTCGGTTGCGAGCTGAGCGAATTAGACACTCCGGCCTCGGCGATTGAATGCATCCATGCGTATTCATTAATCCATGACGATTTACCCGCGATGGATAATGATGAGCTACGTCGTGGGCAGCCAACATGCCATATCAAATTTGATGAAGCGACCGCGATTTTAACCGGTGATGCGCTGCAAACACTCGCATTTAGTATTCTTGCTGAGGGAACGTTATCCGCTCAGGGTGAACCCCAGCGGGTGATGATGATTCAAATGCTTGCCCAAGCTTCGGGCGCCCAAGGCATGTGTCTTGGACAAGCATTGGACTTAGCCGCCGAAAACCGTGCTGTTCCGCTGAATGAACTGGAGCATATCCATCGCAATAAAACAGGGGCATTAATTCGTTGTGCCGTACGTTTAGGAGCATTGGCTGCCGGAGAGAAAGGCCTCGCCGTCTTACCGCAACTCGATACCTATGCTCAAGCCGTGGGACTCGCTTTTCAAGTTCAGGATGATATTCTGGACGTCATCAGTGATACACAAACCCTAGGAAAACCTCAGGGTTCAGATCAGCAATTACACAAAAGTACCTATCCAGCATTACTCGGTTTGGACGGTGCCATTGAAAAAGCGCAAGCTCTCCTTGAGGAATCACTTCAAGCACTCGAAGCCATTCCTTATAACACAGAGTATCTCGAAGCGTTCGCCCGATACGTTATCGAGCGCAAACACTAACACTATAAGCGCGCATAACTATGACTCTTGATATTTCAAAATATCCAACGTTAGCTCTCGTTAACACTCCGACTGACTTGCGTGGCCTGCCAAAGGAGGTCTTGCCTCAGCTTTGTGATGAGCTACGTACGTACTTATTAAATTCCGTCAGTCAATCCAGCGGGCACCTTGCTTCCGGCTTAGGCACCGTTGAATTGACCGTTGCATTACACTATGTCTACGATACCCCGAACGATCAGCTGATTTGGGATGTCGGCCATCAGGCTTATCCCCATAAGATTTTAACCGGTCGGCGTGAGCAAATGAGCACCATTCGCCAAAAAGAAGGGTTACACCCGTTTCCATGGCGCGAAGAAAGTGAGTATGACACTTTGTCAGTGGGTCATTCCTCAACCTCGATCAGTGCCGGTCTTGGCATGGCGATCGCGGCTGAACACGAAGGGAAAGATCGCAAAGTCGTCAGTGTGATCGGCGATGGTGCCATTACTGCAGGTATGGCATTTGAAGCCATGAACCACGCAGGCGGCATCAACCCCAACATGTTGGTGGTCCTTAACGACAATGAAATGTCGATTTCAGAAAACGTCGGCGCGTTGAACAATCATCTTGCGCAACTGTTGTCTGGAAATATGTATACCTCTCTGCGTGAAGGCGGCAAGAAAGTGCTGTCCGGCCTGCCTCCGATTAAAGAGTTGGTACGTCGTACAGAAGAACACCTGAAAGGCATGGTCGTTCCCGGAACATTATTTGAAGAGCTAGGCTTTAATTATATCGGCCCTGTAGATGGCCACGATGTATTAGAACTCATCAAAACGCTGAAAAATATGCGTGATTTGAAAGGCGCTCAGTTCTTACATGTCATGACCACCAAAGGCAAAGGCTATGAGCCTGCGGAAAAAGATCCGATTGGCTATCATGGCGTGCCAAAATTCGATCCGAATCAAGAAACACTGCCCAAGACATCGTCCAGTAAACCCACTTTTTCTGCTATTTTTGGTGACTTCTTATGTGACATGGCGGCGCAAGATCCTAAGTTACTCGCGATCACCCCCGCGATGCGCGAAGGCTCAGGCATGGTACGTTTTTCAAAAGAGTTCCCTAAACAGTATTTTGATGTCGCCATTGCCGAGCAACATTCCGTCACCTTGGCATCGGGCATGGCCATCGGTGGTTACCACCCTATCGTCGCGATTTATTCCACCTTTTTGCAGCGTGGTTATGATCAGTTGATTCACGATGTGGCGATTATGAACTTACCGGTAATGTTTGCTATTGACCGCGCGGGTTTGGTCGGTGCGGATGGCCAAACTCACCAAGGTGCGTTTGATATCAGCTTTATGCGTTGTATTCCAAACATGACCATCATGACACCATCGGATGAAAATGAATGTCTCCAAATGTTGTATACAGGACATCGTCATCAAGGGCCGAGTGCCGTTCGCTATCCTCGTGGTTCTGGGGCGGGTGTCCCGATAGAACAAACCTTTACCGAGCTAGAAATCGGCAAAGGTCGCCGGATCCGAGAGGGAGAAAAAGTCGCCATTTTGAACTTCGGCACCTTCCTACCTGAAGCAATGAAAGCTGCGGAAAACCTCAATGCGGCCGTGGCGGATATGCGCTTTGCTAAGCCGTTAGATGAAGCCTTACTGCGCGAGCTATCCGAGCAATACGATGTGTTTGTCACACTGGAAGAAAACACCATTGCCGGTGGTGCCGGTTCTGGCGTCATTGAATTTTTGATGCAAGAAAAACGTCTGTTACCCGTACTGACGTTGGGCTTACCAGACCATTTTGTTGCACAAGGCACGCAACAAGAACTGTATGCAGAGCTTGGTCTTGATGCCTCTGGTATTGAAGCTTCGATTCGCCGTTATCTTGCTCAGTAAATAAGCGCAGATAATGACGACACGCTCTCGTGTAAAAAAGCTCAGAATACTCTGAGCTTTTTTTGTTTTCAGTGCCTACAGGCAAGATTATGCCGCTACTGTGGCAATGGCCAACCGAAGGTCGAACACAAATGTGTCCATGTATCATCAAACCCTGCAGTGATTGTCATTGCTTGCTGGGTATACGGATGACAAAAAGACAAATGGGTCGCATGTAGCATCAACCGGTGGGCATTGTATTGCTCGCGATATAAGCGATTATGACGCCCTTCGCCATGTCGAGTGTCACCAATAATAGGATGGCGAAGGTGCGCCATATGGCGGCGCAACTGGTGCTTTCTGCCTGTCATGGGTTTCAGCTCAACCAATCCATAACGCGTCGTCGCAAACCGCCCCGTAGAGAATGGCACTTCCACCTCCGCAAGTGGCTGATAATGAGTCAATGCCTCTTGCGGCTCTTTATCCTGAGCGGCATGCTTATCGGCAATTTTATCCAACTCTTCTTTCAACGGATAATCTAAAACACCGGCCTCGCTAATCCAACCGCGTACAATCGCGTGATAGGTTTTTTGGATTTCATGGCCAGCAAACAGCGGCATCACCTCACGGGCCACCTCGCTCGAGAGAGCAAATAACAACACACCCGACGTGGGGCGGTCTAGTCGATGCAGAGGATAGACATGTTGACCGATTTGATCGCGTAATGTCTGCATCACAAATTCGGTTTCATGACGATCCAGCCAACTGCGATGCACCAACATGCCCGAGGGCTTATTCACCGCAATAAAGGCCTCATCACGATATAATATTTCCAATTCCATCTCAGCGACACGCCTCATCAATCAAGTTCAATAGACGCAATAGCGAACGATATTCGTATTGTTGTTGCCATACTTGGGCAAAGTACGGGGCAATCGCAAAACCACTAGGGACTTGCTCTTGCGCTAAAGCCGCCTGCATGCGCGGTAAAAAGACCCATTGAAGCCATTCATGGGGCGCTAAGGTATCCACAGCAAAAGGCTGAGTGCTTTGCAATGCTTGCGACGATGGCGATGTACTCTGCCACAATCCAGTGCGTTCTAATTCAAACTGAAGCTCTTGCAGTAATAACGTTAATTCACCGAAGTTGTTACTCATTCACGACCTAAATAACATATGTATAGGAGACAAAAACGCGAATTATCCTCACGTTCGTTTGCGAAGGGGCATAGTATGAGTTTGGGCGAGAAATGCAATGGATGGAGATCATTTTGTTCTCGCCTCTGGATCAGGTACTATGGCGTCAGTACATCTCTGTAGGACCATAAACATCCATGGAAACCATCCAAACGCTAAGTAAAATGCTGCAAACCAGCGGCAATCAATACGCCATTTTTGACCTCGGCCGACGTATTCAAGCCATCGATAATGCCACATTTGAGCGAATTGAGTCCGGAGGACAGCCTTATCCTTATCCGGTACAACGTAGCGCTCAGTTCGCCATCGCGTATTGGGATAACAGCCACCAACCCTGGATATGGTTTTTAAAATTTGAACTCGATGAACGCGGCCTACTTCAGCAGCCTCATGTCACGCAATTCATCGAATATGTCTTGGAAGCAATGGGCGCACGTTTGGATAACGAGCTCACTGACGAACAACAGGAAAAGCTGACCAACAACCCGTACACCTTCAAACCCAATGACGATAAGATGGCCATGTTCCATAGCATCATCCGTGCGCAATTGGCGCTGCCATGCAGCCAGTATTATGAACACGCACAATGCTATTTTTCTGGTCGCTTAGGTTGGGAAAACTGGCAAACGATCGGATTGCAAGGCAT of Vibrio zhugei contains these proteins:
- the truC gene encoding tRNA pseudouridine(65) synthase TruC translates to MELEILYRDEAFIAVNKPSGMLVHRSWLDRHETEFVMQTLRDQIGQHVYPLHRLDRPTSGVLLFALSSEVAREVMPLFAGHEIQKTYHAIVRGWISEAGVLDYPLKEELDKIADKHAAQDKEPQEALTHYQPLAEVEVPFSTGRFATTRYGLVELKPMTGRKHQLRRHMAHLRHPIIGDTRHGEGRHNRLYREQYNAHRLMLHATHLSFCHPYTQQAMTITAGFDDTWTHLCSTFGWPLPQ
- a CDS encoding YqcC family protein → MSNNFGELTLLLQELQFELERTGLWQSTSPSSQALQSTQPFAVDTLAPHEWLQWVFLPRMQAALAQEQVPSGFAIAPYFAQVWQQQYEYRSLLRLLNLIDEACR